One Osmerus mordax isolate fOsmMor3 chromosome 16, fOsmMor3.pri, whole genome shotgun sequence genomic window carries:
- the miga1 gene encoding mitoguardin 1, translated as MMTDETLNSSQLSFKVAALRVVDLPLSVYNSLAQVHLSTGTKKLMAATAFGAVSLLFLARHFQRRKGRKKALPPQWEQAGFEFPSPVHLEKDSGSRQQLTLSLNSKNGYSCGLLPIAGPYSKLSGSLQSLTSVKSINSSSSCTCANGSSCWDRQADDDICNMVNIPVTTPENLYLMGMELFEEAVRRWEQALTFRSRQAEDEASCSSVRLGAGDAIAEESVEDLISAEFILKLESLLKRAYRLQEEFEGALGMSEPSSHCNSNQNPDMSGRDELDDPYLRDSTSIASTDSFVSAAELSEHREIRSVYVLGSLGHSPFYQEALQMAEDGKISCRVLRTEMLECLGDTDFLAKLHCVRQACQLILCERATRTFLADTGKKILSSIIVKARKSPKRFEEVFEEMITFLEHPEHWENTEVELATRGVKHLNFYDIVLDFILMDSFEDLENPPISIQNVVNNRWLNNSFKETAVASSCWSVLKQKRQHMKVPDGFIAHVYAVCEQISPVLAWGFLGPKSSLHDFCCFFKDQVVYFLKDIFDLEKVRYSSPESLAEDMLHLLHRRSELLLAYLGADSLRHLNGCIGPQVTLVPSALLEARVL; from the exons ATGATGACGGACGAGACACTTAATAGCTCCCAGCTCTCCTTCAAGGTGGCTGCCCTGCGGGTGGTGGACCTACCCCTCTCGGTCTACAACTCCCTAGCGCAG GTCCACCTCAGCACTGGCACCAAGAAGCTGATGGCCGCCACGGCCTTCGGGgccgtctccctcctcttcctcgcacGCCACTTCCAGAGGAGGAAGGGCAGGAAGAAGGCCCTGCCGCCCCAGTGGGAGCAGGCCGGGTTTGAGTTCCCCTCCCCAGTCCACCTGGAGAAAG ACAGCGGCAGTCGACAGCAGCTCACCCTGTCCCTCAACTCGAAGAACGGGTACTCCTGCGGCCTTCTTCCCATCGCAGGGCCGTACAGCAAGCTGTCTGGATCCCTCCAGAGCCTGACCTCG GTGAAGAGCATTAACTCCTCCAGTAGCTGCACGTGCGCCAACGGCTCCAGCTGCTGGGACAGGCAGGCTGATGATGACATCTGCAACATGGTCAATATTCCTGTCACTACCCCGGAAAACCTGTACCTCATgg GTATGGAGCTGTTtgaggaggctgtgaggagaTGGGAGCAGGCGTTGACGTTCAGGAGCAGACAGGCTGAGGACGAGGCCAGCTGCTCCTCTGTCAGACTGGGGGCCGGGGACGCCATCGCAGAGGAGAGCGTGGAG GACCTCATCAGTGCAGAGTTCATCCTGAAGCTGGAGTCTCTGCTGAAGAGGGCCTACCGCCTGCAGGAGGAGTTTGAGGGAGCTCTGGGGATGTCAGAGCCTTCCTCCCATTGCAACAGCA ATCAGAACCCAGACATGTCGGGGAGGGACGAGCTGGACGACCCCTACCTGAGAGACTCCACCAGCATCGCCTCCACAGACTCCTTTGTGTCTGCCGCCGAG CTGTCTGAACACAGGGAGATTAGGAGTGTGTATGTCCTGGGGTCCCTGGGCCATTCCCCCTTCTACCAGGAGGCACTGCAGATGGCTGAGGACGGGAAGATCTCCTGCAGGGTGTTGAG GACTGAGATGCTGGAATGTCTCGGGGACACAGACTTCCTGGCCAAGTTGCACTGTGTGAGGCAGGCGTGCCAG CTTATCCTGTGTGAAAGAGCAACTAGGACATTTCTGGCTGACACAGGGAAGAAGATCCTGTCTTCCATCATTGTAAAAGCACGTAAG AGCCCAAAGAGATTTGAGGAAGTGTTTGAGGAGATGATTACCTTTCTGGAGCACCCGGAGCACTGGGAGAACACAGAGGTGGAACTGGCCACACGAGGG GTCAAGCATTTGAACTTCTACGACATCGTGTTGGACTTCATCCTCATGGACTCCTTTGAGGACCTCGAGAACCCGCCGATCTCCATCCAGAACGTGGTCAACAACCGCTGGCTCAACAACTCCTTCAAAGAGACG GCCGTGGCGTCGAGCTGTTGGTCGGTGCTGAAGCAGAAGAGGCAGCACATGAAG GTGCCTGATGGATTCATTGCCCATGTCTATGCTGTGTGTGAGCAGATCAGTCCCGTCCTGGCGTGGGGCTTCCTGGGGCCCAAGAGCTCCCTGCACGACTTCTGCTGCTTCTTTAAG GACCAGGTGGTGTACTTCCTGAAGGATATCTTCGACCTTGAGAAGGTGAGGTACTCAAGCCCCGAGAGCCTGGCAGAGGACATGCTCCACCTGCTCCACCGGCGCTCCGAGCTCCTGCTGGCCTACCTGGGGGCCGACTCCCTGCGCCACCTCAACGGCTGCATCGGCCCCCAGGTGACTCTGGTGCCTAGTGCCCTCCTGGAGGCACGCGTGCTCTAG